A single genomic interval of Pyrus communis chromosome 5, drPyrComm1.1, whole genome shotgun sequence harbors:
- the LOC137734607 gene encoding protein INVOLVED IN DE NOVO 2-like, giving the protein MGSVADHSSEDDTDMSETELDEEVEEYYEELKNGKYSVRSSDGRYTCPFCPSKKKRDFVLKELLQHASGVGKSTSDKRSTEEKAKHLAVVKYLEKDLAAEGGPSKPVAEEPPIDCDQDEKLVWPWTGVVVNIPTRRANDGRYVGESGSKLRDELKRRGFNPLRVHPLWNYRGHSGSAVVEFRKDWPGYVNAMSFEKAYDVDHHGKKDWEANSDQKSGLYAWVARSDDYKASNIVGEHLRKIGDLKSISEITEEEARKQDRLVTNLNNIIEVKYKDLEEMELKCSETTNSIKSVITEKEKIVQTYNEEIKKIQTSARDHFQRIFGDHEKLKLQLETQKKELESRIEEMEKRAVANEDESRKLAEEIEKNSIKNSSLHLASMEQLKANANLLKLAEDQKRQKEQLHNKIIKLQQQLDTKQTLELEIEQLRVNLNVVRRMGDDGDVEVLKKVDNMIKGLREKEESLDDLEALNQTLIVKERKSNDELQEARRELINGLKEISSSAHIGVRRMGELDSKPFQEVMKRKYNEEEAEEKATELCSLWEEYLKDPEWHPFKVTTVDGKHKEVISIEDEKLKDLMKELGEEVYNAVTSALTEINEYNPSGRYITSELWNYKEGRRASLKEGVTFILNQWKTKKRRMELEY; this is encoded by the exons ATGGGGAGCGTGGCAGATCATAGCTCTGAAGATGATACGGATATGAGCGAAACAGAACTGGATGAGGAGGTAGAAGAATATTATGAAGAGCTGAAGAATGGAAAATACAGTGTGAGAAGCTCAGATGGGAGATACACTTGCCCTTTCTGCCCGAGTAAGAAAAAGCGGGATTTTGTTCTCAAGGAACTTCTCCAACATGCTTCTGGGGTGGGAAAGAGTACTTCAGATAAGAGAAGCACAGAAGAAAAGGCTAAACACTTAGCTGTGGTGAAATATTTGGAAAAAGATCTAGCAGCTGAAGGTGGTCCATCTAAACCTGTGGCTGAAGAACCACCAATTGATTGTGACCAGGATGAAAAGTTGGTGTGGCCTTGGACAGGGGTTGTGGTTAATATTCCAACCAGACGGGCCAATGATGGGCGATATGTCGGAGAAAGTGGATCGAAACTGAGAGATGAGCTAAAAAGGAGGGGATTCAATCCCTTAAGGGTGCACCCTTTATGGAATTATCGGGGTCACTCAGGAAGTGCCGTTGTAGAGTTTAGGAAAGATTGGCCTGGTTATGTTAATGCCATGTCATTTGAGAAGGCTTATGATGTAGACCATCATGGAAAAAAGGACTGGGAGGCTAATAGTGACCAAAAATCTGGACTTTATGCCTGGGTTGCTCGTTCAGATGACTATAAAGCTTCCAACATTGTCGGAGAACACCTCCGCAAGATTGGAGACCTCAAATCAATTTCTGAAATTACGGAGGAAGAAGCCAGGAAGCAGGATAGACTAGTAACTAATCTTAACAACATCATTGAGGTCAAGTACAAAGACTTGGAAGAGATGGAGCTGAAATGTAGTGAAACTACGAATTCCATTAAGAGCGTAATCACAGAGAAAGAAAAGATCGTTCAGACTTATAATGAAG AGATTAAAAAGATACAAACAAGTGCTCGGGATCACTTTCAGAGGATTTTTGGCGACCATGAAAAACTGAAGTTGCAACTCGAAACTCAAAAGAAAGAGCTAGAGTCCCGCATAGAAGAAATGGAGAAGCGTGCGGTTGCCAACGAAGATGAAAGTAGGAAGCTTGCTGAGGAGATTGAAAAG AATTCCATTAAAAATAGTTCACTTCACTTGGCTTCTATGGAGCAACTGAAGGCTAATGCAAATTTATTGAAACTGGCCGAAGATCAAAAG AGGCAAAAGGAACAGCtccacaataaaataattaaactgCAACAGCAACTGGATACAAAGCAAACTCTTGAATTGGAAATTGAGCAACTAAGAGTGAATTTAAATGTTGTAAGGCGCATGGGAGATGACGGTGATGTTGAAGTGCTGAAAAAGGTGGACAACATGATCAAAGGCttgagagaaaaggaagaatcACTAGACGACTTAGAAGCTTTAAATCAAACTTTAATTGTAAAGGAGCGCAAGAGCAATGATGAGCTGCAGGAAGCCCGAAGGGAATTGATTAAT GGATTGAAGGAAATATCAAGTAGTGCACATATTGGTGTTAGGAGAATGGGTGAGCTTGACAGTAAACCGTTCCAAGAAGTAATGAAGAGAAAGTATAATGAGGAAGAAGCAGAAGAGAAAGCAACGGAGCTGTGCTCCTTGTGGGAAGAATACCTCAAGGACCCAGAATGGCATCCTTTCAAAGTTACTACGGTTGATGGGAAACATAAG GAAGTTATATCCATTGaggatgaaaaattgaaagattTGATGAAAGAACTGGGTGAGGAAGTGTACAATGCTGTAACATCAGCTTTAACAGAGATCAATGAATACAACCCTAGTGGGAGGTACATAACGTCGGAATTGTGGAACTATAAGGAGGGACGAAGGGCTTCACTAAAGGAAGGTGTTACATTTATTCTGAATCAGTGGAAAACAAAGAAGCGGCGGATGGAGCTGGAATACTGA